One Prionailurus bengalensis isolate Pbe53 chromosome D3, Fcat_Pben_1.1_paternal_pri, whole genome shotgun sequence genomic region harbors:
- the TXNDC2 gene encoding thioredoxin domain-containing protein 2 isoform X2, which yields MDKEQEVESDRAGTPEDPNMSPEKQEADQESPLLQGLSSHVTPLVPEFLDTAHIQEKASASEADNIQHMPAKQSKGPQLKVIFPPAQGGNIFNFSAMTMQPKQAGTPSFSAKIIPREQGSIPNSLAKMILPRQADTPNSPEKIIPLKQAGISDPLAKPIPPKQANIPSFSAKSISPKQVDTPRFSAKIIQPKHGSIPNSSAKMILPKHGNALNFPTKITQPKQADIPNSPAKSIPPKQAGTPNSPAKTIPPKQTDTPNFSGKVILPKESDTPNPSEERIPPKQADSSNSSEKIIAPKHGDTPSSSEKTTLLQEDGMSTSLEKNIPPKQDNIPMSLAKTILPKQGNSLKFLAKSILPKQANTPKFSAKPFLSKQINSPKLLVKSTLSKHIPNPKSSEENILPREGDTKCSEDSIQPKEGDIPKSSKEAIRPIEGDVLKASGSMELLEVDLVKMILSKEDFELALKEAGERLVAVDFSATWCGPCRTIKPLFHSLSVKYEDVVFLEVDADECDELVKDLEIMCIPTFQFYKKEEKVGEFCGAVTEKLEAIIAELK from the exons ATGGACAAGGAACAGGAAGTGGAAAGTGATAGAGCTGGAACCCCGGAAGATCCGAACATGAGTCCAGAGAAACAAGAAGCCGATCAAG AAAGTCCATTATTACAGGGCCTGTCCAGCCACGTGACTCCCCTGGTCCCAGAATTCTTGGACACAGCACACATCCAGGAGAAGGCCTCGGCTTCGGAGGCCGACAACATACAACACATGCCTGCAAAGCAATCCAAAGGTCCACAGCTCAAGGTCATATTCCCACCAGCACAGGGCGGTAACATCTTCAATTTCTCAGCAATGACCATGCAACCCAAGCAGGCTGGCACCCCCAGTTTTTCAGCAAAAATCATCCCTCGCGAGCAGGGCAGTATCCCCAATTCTTTAGCAAAAATGATCCTGCCCAGGCAGGCTGATACCCCCAATTCTCCAGAAAAAATTATCCCGCTCAAGCAAGCTGGCATCTCCGATCCCTTAGCAAAACCCATTCCACCCAAACAGGCTAACATCCCAAGTTTCTCAGCAAAATCCATCTCACCCAAGCAGGTTGACACCCCCAGGTTTTCAGCAAAAATCATCCAACCCAAGCATGGCAGTATCCCCAATTCTTCAGCGAAAATGATCCTGCCCAAGCATGGCAATGCCCTCAATTTCCCAACCAAAATCACCCAACCCAAACAGGCTGATATCCCCAATTCCCCAGCAAAAAGCATCCCACCCAAACAGGCTGGTACCCCCAATTCCCCAGCAAAAACCATCCCACCCAAGCAGACTGACACCCCAAATTTTTCAGGAAAAGTCATTCTACCCAAGGAGAGTGATACCCCCAATCCCTCAGAAGAAAGGATCCCACCCAAGCAGGCTGATAGCTCCAATTCTTCAGAAAAAATTATTGCACCCAAGCACGGTGACACCCCCAGTTCCTCAGAAAAAACCACCCTGCTGCAGGAGGATGGAATGTCTACTTCCTTAGAAAAAAACATCCCACCCAAGCAGGATAACATCCCCATGTCCCTGGCCAAAACCATCCTGCCTAAGCAGGGCAACAGTCTCAAGTTCTTAGCAAAATCCATTCTGCCCAAACAGGCCAACACCCCTAAGTTCTCAGCAAAACCTTTCCTGTCTAAACAGATCAACAGCCCCAAGCTATTAGTGAAATCTACCCTGTCCAAACACATCCCCAACCCCAAGTCCTCCGAAGAAAACATCCTGCCCAGAGAGGGTGACACCAAGTGCTCAGAAGACAGCATCCAGCCTAAGGAAGGTGATATCCCCAAGTCCTCAAAAGAAGCCATCCGGCCCATAGAAGGAGACGTCCTGAAGGCATCAGGGTCAATGGAGCTTCTGGAAGTGGACTTGGTGAAGATGATCCTAAGCAAGGAGGACTTCGAGTTGGCGCTTaaggaggctggggagaggctggTGGCCGTGGACTTCTCAGCCACGTGGTGTGGGCCCTGCAGGACCATCAAGCCCCTTTTCCATTCCTTGTCTGTCAAGTACGAGGACGTGGTGTTCCTGGAAGTGGATGCTGATGAGTGTGATGAGCTGGTgaaggaccttgagatcatgtgCATCCCAAcctttcagttttataagaaagaagaaaaggtgggCGAATTTTGCGGCGCCGTTACAGAAAAACTCGAAGCGATCATTGCAGAGTTAAAGTAA
- the TXNDC2 gene encoding thioredoxin domain-containing protein 2 isoform X1 has protein sequence MDKEQEVESDRAGTPEDPNMSPEKQEADQGDANESPLLQGLSSHVTPLVPEFLDTAHIQEKASASEADNIQHMPAKQSKGPQLKVIFPPAQGGNIFNFSAMTMQPKQAGTPSFSAKIIPREQGSIPNSLAKMILPRQADTPNSPEKIIPLKQAGISDPLAKPIPPKQANIPSFSAKSISPKQVDTPRFSAKIIQPKHGSIPNSSAKMILPKHGNALNFPTKITQPKQADIPNSPAKSIPPKQAGTPNSPAKTIPPKQTDTPNFSGKVILPKESDTPNPSEERIPPKQADSSNSSEKIIAPKHGDTPSSSEKTTLLQEDGMSTSLEKNIPPKQDNIPMSLAKTILPKQGNSLKFLAKSILPKQANTPKFSAKPFLSKQINSPKLLVKSTLSKHIPNPKSSEENILPREGDTKCSEDSIQPKEGDIPKSSKEAIRPIEGDVLKASGSMELLEVDLVKMILSKEDFELALKEAGERLVAVDFSATWCGPCRTIKPLFHSLSVKYEDVVFLEVDADECDELVKDLEIMCIPTFQFYKKEEKVGEFCGAVTEKLEAIIAELK, from the exons ATGGACAAGGAACAGGAAGTGGAAAGTGATAGAGCTGGAACCCCGGAAGATCCGAACATGAGTCCAGAGAAACAAGAAGCCGATCAAGGTGATGCTAATG AAAGTCCATTATTACAGGGCCTGTCCAGCCACGTGACTCCCCTGGTCCCAGAATTCTTGGACACAGCACACATCCAGGAGAAGGCCTCGGCTTCGGAGGCCGACAACATACAACACATGCCTGCAAAGCAATCCAAAGGTCCACAGCTCAAGGTCATATTCCCACCAGCACAGGGCGGTAACATCTTCAATTTCTCAGCAATGACCATGCAACCCAAGCAGGCTGGCACCCCCAGTTTTTCAGCAAAAATCATCCCTCGCGAGCAGGGCAGTATCCCCAATTCTTTAGCAAAAATGATCCTGCCCAGGCAGGCTGATACCCCCAATTCTCCAGAAAAAATTATCCCGCTCAAGCAAGCTGGCATCTCCGATCCCTTAGCAAAACCCATTCCACCCAAACAGGCTAACATCCCAAGTTTCTCAGCAAAATCCATCTCACCCAAGCAGGTTGACACCCCCAGGTTTTCAGCAAAAATCATCCAACCCAAGCATGGCAGTATCCCCAATTCTTCAGCGAAAATGATCCTGCCCAAGCATGGCAATGCCCTCAATTTCCCAACCAAAATCACCCAACCCAAACAGGCTGATATCCCCAATTCCCCAGCAAAAAGCATCCCACCCAAACAGGCTGGTACCCCCAATTCCCCAGCAAAAACCATCCCACCCAAGCAGACTGACACCCCAAATTTTTCAGGAAAAGTCATTCTACCCAAGGAGAGTGATACCCCCAATCCCTCAGAAGAAAGGATCCCACCCAAGCAGGCTGATAGCTCCAATTCTTCAGAAAAAATTATTGCACCCAAGCACGGTGACACCCCCAGTTCCTCAGAAAAAACCACCCTGCTGCAGGAGGATGGAATGTCTACTTCCTTAGAAAAAAACATCCCACCCAAGCAGGATAACATCCCCATGTCCCTGGCCAAAACCATCCTGCCTAAGCAGGGCAACAGTCTCAAGTTCTTAGCAAAATCCATTCTGCCCAAACAGGCCAACACCCCTAAGTTCTCAGCAAAACCTTTCCTGTCTAAACAGATCAACAGCCCCAAGCTATTAGTGAAATCTACCCTGTCCAAACACATCCCCAACCCCAAGTCCTCCGAAGAAAACATCCTGCCCAGAGAGGGTGACACCAAGTGCTCAGAAGACAGCATCCAGCCTAAGGAAGGTGATATCCCCAAGTCCTCAAAAGAAGCCATCCGGCCCATAGAAGGAGACGTCCTGAAGGCATCAGGGTCAATGGAGCTTCTGGAAGTGGACTTGGTGAAGATGATCCTAAGCAAGGAGGACTTCGAGTTGGCGCTTaaggaggctggggagaggctggTGGCCGTGGACTTCTCAGCCACGTGGTGTGGGCCCTGCAGGACCATCAAGCCCCTTTTCCATTCCTTGTCTGTCAAGTACGAGGACGTGGTGTTCCTGGAAGTGGATGCTGATGAGTGTGATGAGCTGGTgaaggaccttgagatcatgtgCATCCCAAcctttcagttttataagaaagaagaaaaggtgggCGAATTTTGCGGCGCCGTTACAGAAAAACTCGAAGCGATCATTGCAGAGTTAAAGTAA